A single genomic interval of Streptomyces sp. 1222.5 harbors:
- a CDS encoding AAA family ATPase — translation MAVPSVYAGPPAADESAATVPAQSRRPPDGRARVTELRLSAFAGHRRAGFPLGPVTLFAGPSGAGKTTALAAFEALARLGGGATLREAFPDPAACVPERARPDAGGRRGFRIGCTADGAEGPVRLDLAVQAEPEPRVVGERLTADGIVLLETALRDPARRTVQAAWHTAGSALVTRAPFPDDRLGTALLPLRVAGKTDGQRRVLAAAEQMVVALRSVFSCDPRPDCMRTPVPTGSGRLLAGCDNLADVLWRTRAECSRRHGLLVEAVRAGCAAPVTDLLAQPLSDGTVRALLDRGDGYRTELARLGDGELRYLALTLVLLTGPGVLDVDAPGEVPDALRSLTVLADGFDRALDPVQRRQLLATAARMGERGHIRCVAAVNDTSWTAGVEGVTVVDLEP, via the coding sequence ATGGCCGTGCCTTCCGTGTACGCCGGGCCTCCGGCGGCCGACGAATCCGCTGCGACCGTCCCCGCGCAGTCCCGCAGACCCCCCGACGGGCGTGCCCGCGTCACCGAGTTGCGGCTGTCGGCCTTCGCCGGGCACCGGCGGGCCGGGTTCCCGCTGGGCCCCGTCACCCTGTTCGCGGGACCCAGCGGCGCGGGCAAGACGACGGCGCTCGCCGCCTTCGAGGCGCTCGCCCGGCTCGGCGGCGGCGCCACACTCCGGGAGGCGTTCCCCGACCCGGCCGCCTGCGTGCCGGAACGGGCGCGCCCCGACGCCGGCGGGCGGCGCGGGTTCCGCATCGGGTGCACCGCCGACGGCGCCGAGGGACCGGTCCGGCTGGACCTCGCCGTACAGGCCGAACCGGAGCCGCGTGTCGTCGGCGAGCGGCTGACCGCGGACGGCATCGTCCTGCTGGAGACCGCCCTGCGCGATCCGGCGCGCCGGACCGTGCAGGCGGCCTGGCACACCGCGGGCTCCGCCCTCGTGACCCGCGCCCCGTTCCCCGACGACCGCCTCGGCACCGCCCTGCTGCCGCTGCGCGTGGCCGGCAAGACCGACGGGCAGCGCCGGGTCCTCGCCGCGGCCGAGCAGATGGTCGTCGCCCTGCGCTCCGTCTTCTCCTGCGACCCCCGTCCGGACTGCATGCGGACCCCCGTCCCCACGGGTTCCGGCCGGCTGCTGGCCGGCTGCGACAACCTGGCCGACGTCCTGTGGCGCACCCGCGCGGAGTGCTCGCGCCGGCACGGTCTGCTGGTCGAGGCGGTGCGGGCGGGCTGCGCCGCTCCGGTGACCGACCTGCTCGCCCAGCCACTGAGCGACGGGACGGTACGGGCGCTGCTCGACCGCGGCGACGGCTACCGCACCGAACTCGCCCGGCTCGGCGACGGCGAACTGCGCTACCTCGCGCTGACCCTGGTCCTGCTGACCGGGCCCGGCGTCCTCGACGTGGACGCCCCCGGCGAGGTTCCCGACGCCCTGCGCAGCCTCACCGTCCTCGCCGACGGTTTCGACCGCGCCCTCGACCCGGTCCAGCGCCGCCAATTGCTCGCGACGGCGGCCCGGATGGGCGAGCGCGGGCACATCCGCTGCGTCGCCGCGGTGAACGACACCTCGTGGACCGCGGGGGTCGAGGGCGTCACGGTCGTAGACCTGGAGCCCTGA
- a CDS encoding cell division protein SepF, translating into MSRYDVTDEQWEGLAQVVPLRGRDAWPSAVDHRSLPDSETETRRRFVVLRVNVFGDAREVAETLMAGVPVLLDLSGAEGDVAKRVLDFSTGVVFGLGSGMHRVDRNVFLLTPPGTEVSGLMEGAGVSGG; encoded by the coding sequence GTGAGCCGTTACGACGTCACCGATGAACAGTGGGAAGGGCTCGCCCAGGTCGTGCCGCTGCGGGGCCGGGACGCCTGGCCGTCCGCGGTCGACCACCGCTCGCTGCCCGACTCCGAGACCGAGACCCGGCGCCGTTTCGTGGTGCTGCGCGTCAACGTCTTCGGCGACGCGCGGGAGGTCGCCGAGACGCTGATGGCCGGGGTGCCCGTGCTGCTCGACCTGTCCGGCGCGGAGGGCGATGTCGCCAAGCGCGTCCTCGACTTCAGTACGGGCGTGGTGTTCGGCCTCGGCAGCGGGATGCACCGTGTCGACCGCAACGTGTTCCTCCTCACCCCACCCGGCACGGAGGTCAGCGGGCTGATGGAGGGGGCGGGGGTCTCCGGGGGCTGA
- a CDS encoding methylmalonyl-CoA mutase family protein, with the protein MTVLPDDGLPLAAEFPDATHEQWQRLVEGVLRKSGKEVSGAAAEDALSTTLEDGLRTRPLYTARDAAPDPGLPGFAPFVRGGRAEGGVTGGWDVRQRHAVLTDRSASAVLADLENGVSSLWLVLGEGGIPVPELGRALDGVYLDLAPVALDAGRDTAAAAAALLRLYEEQGVDPKAVRGTLGADPLGHEARTGEALEFAPFAALAARCAETYPGLRALTVDALPYHEAGGSAAQELGASLATAVAYLRELTEAGLGVEQAAAQLEFRYAATADQFLTIAKLRAARRLWARVAEVSGAPGAGAQVQHAVTSPVMMSRRDPWVNMLRTTVATLAAGVGGADSVTVLPFDHALGLPDAFARRIARNTSTILIEESHLARVVDPAGGSWYVERLTDELAGAAWEFFRSIERDAGQAAVLRSGRLRTDLATTWAERSKKLAKRREPITGVSEFPFLAEKPVERAPAPEQPSGGLPRVRRDEAYEELRARSDAHLAATGARPRVFLAALGSAAEYTARSTFAANLFQAGGIEPVTEGRFEDSGATEAVLCSSDALYAEQAEQTARSLRAAGARHVFLAGRPAEYTGVDSYVFAGCDAIDVLSATLDRMGVS; encoded by the coding sequence ATGACGGTCCTGCCTGACGACGGGCTCCCACTGGCCGCCGAGTTCCCTGACGCGACACACGAGCAGTGGCAACGCCTGGTCGAGGGTGTGCTGCGCAAGTCGGGCAAGGAAGTCTCGGGCGCGGCAGCTGAGGACGCCCTGTCCACGACGCTGGAGGACGGGCTGCGCACCCGGCCCCTCTACACCGCGCGCGACGCCGCGCCCGACCCCGGCCTGCCGGGCTTCGCCCCCTTCGTACGGGGCGGCCGCGCCGAGGGCGGTGTCACGGGCGGCTGGGACGTGCGCCAGCGGCACGCCGTGCTCACCGACCGCTCGGCGAGCGCCGTGCTGGCCGATCTGGAGAACGGCGTCTCCTCGCTGTGGCTGGTGCTGGGCGAGGGCGGTATCCCGGTCCCGGAGCTGGGCCGTGCGCTCGACGGTGTCTATCTCGACCTGGCGCCCGTCGCGCTGGACGCGGGCCGTGACACCGCGGCCGCCGCCGCGGCGCTGCTGAGGCTGTACGAGGAGCAGGGCGTCGACCCCAAGGCCGTCCGCGGCACCCTGGGCGCCGACCCGCTCGGCCACGAGGCACGGACCGGCGAGGCCCTGGAGTTCGCGCCGTTCGCCGCCCTGGCCGCACGCTGCGCCGAGACGTACCCGGGGCTGCGCGCGCTGACCGTGGACGCGCTGCCGTACCACGAGGCGGGCGGCTCGGCCGCGCAGGAGCTGGGCGCCTCGCTCGCCACCGCTGTCGCCTACCTGCGGGAGCTGACCGAGGCCGGACTCGGCGTCGAACAGGCCGCTGCCCAGCTGGAGTTCCGCTACGCGGCCACCGCCGACCAGTTCCTGACCATCGCCAAGCTGCGCGCGGCCCGCCGGCTGTGGGCGCGTGTCGCCGAGGTGTCCGGGGCACCGGGCGCCGGCGCGCAGGTGCAGCACGCGGTGACCTCGCCGGTGATGATGTCCCGTCGCGACCCGTGGGTGAACATGCTGCGCACGACGGTGGCGACACTGGCCGCCGGGGTCGGCGGCGCGGACTCGGTGACCGTGCTGCCGTTCGACCACGCGCTGGGCCTGCCGGACGCCTTCGCCCGCCGCATCGCCCGCAACACCTCCACCATCCTGATCGAGGAGTCCCACCTGGCCCGGGTCGTCGACCCGGCGGGCGGCTCCTGGTACGTCGAGCGGCTGACGGACGAGCTCGCGGGCGCAGCCTGGGAGTTCTTCCGGTCGATCGAGCGCGACGCGGGACAGGCCGCCGTACTGCGCTCCGGCCGGCTGCGCACGGACCTGGCGACGACATGGGCGGAGCGGTCCAAGAAGCTCGCCAAGCGGCGCGAACCCATCACCGGTGTCAGTGAGTTCCCGTTCCTCGCCGAGAAGCCGGTGGAGCGCGCGCCCGCGCCCGAGCAGCCGTCCGGCGGTCTGCCGCGGGTCCGCCGGGACGAGGCGTACGAGGAGCTGCGCGCCCGCTCGGACGCGCACCTCGCGGCGACCGGCGCCCGCCCGCGCGTCTTCCTCGCCGCGCTGGGCTCGGCCGCCGAGTACACCGCGCGCTCGACCTTCGCGGCCAACCTCTTCCAGGCGGGCGGCATCGAGCCGGTCACCGAGGGCCGCTTCGAGGACAGCGGCGCCACCGAGGCCGTGCTGTGCTCCAGCGACGCGCTCTACGCCGAACAGGCCGAGCAGACCGCGCGGTCCCTGCGCGCGGCGGGTGCCCGGCACGTGTTCCTCGCGGGCCGCCCGGCCGAGTACACGGGCGTCGACTCGTACGTCTTCGCGGGCTGCGACGCCATCGACGTCCTGTCCGCGACCCTGGACCGCATGGGAGTGTCCTGA
- the scpA gene encoding methylmalonyl-CoA mutase, with protein sequence MGIPDFSGIELGTPVADGSAEEWRAAVKRATGGEEPLWETPEGIGVKPLYTGRDLEGLDFLDTFPGMAPYLRGPYPTMYVNQPWTIRQYAGFSTAEESNAFYRRNLAAGQKGLSVAFDLPTHRGYDSDHPRVTGDVGMAGVAIDSIYDMRQLFDGIPLDRMTVSMTMNGAVLPVLALYIVAAEEQGVPPEKLAGTIQNDILKEFMVRNTYIYPPKPSMRIISDIFAYTSQRMPRYNSISISGYHIQEAGATADLELAYTLADGVEYIRAGREAGLDVDAFAPRLSFFWAIGMNFFMEVAKLRAARLLWAKLVSQFEPKNTKSLSLRTHSQTSGWSLTAQDVFNNVTRTCVEAMAATQGHTQSLHTNALDEALALPTDFSARIARNTQLLIQQESGTTRVIDPWGGSAYVERLTYDLARKAWAHIQEVEGAGGMAQAIDAGIPKLRVEEAAARTQARIDSGRQPVIGVNKYRVDSDEQIEVLKVDNSSVRAQQIEKLRRLRAERDEQACRDALDALTRAADGEGNLLELAVHAARAKATVGEISDALEKVYGRHQSQIRTISGVYRNETGESPSVDRTRALVDAFDEAEGRRPRILVAKMGQDGHDRGQKVIATGFADLGFDVDVGPLFQTPEEVARQAVEADVHVVGVSSLAAGHLTLVPALREALAEEGREDIMIVVGGVIPPQDVPTLLEMGATAVFPPGTVIPDAAYDLVKRLSADLGHDL encoded by the coding sequence ATGGGAATCCCCGACTTCTCCGGCATCGAGCTGGGGACCCCGGTCGCCGACGGCAGTGCCGAGGAGTGGCGTGCCGCCGTGAAGCGGGCGACCGGCGGTGAGGAACCGCTGTGGGAGACCCCGGAGGGCATCGGGGTCAAGCCGCTGTACACCGGGCGCGACCTGGAGGGCCTGGACTTCCTGGACACGTTCCCCGGCATGGCGCCGTACCTGCGCGGGCCGTACCCGACGATGTACGTCAACCAGCCCTGGACGATCCGCCAGTACGCGGGCTTCTCCACCGCCGAGGAGTCCAACGCCTTCTACCGGCGCAACCTGGCGGCGGGCCAGAAGGGCCTGTCGGTCGCCTTCGACCTGCCCACGCACCGGGGCTACGACAGCGACCACCCGCGCGTCACCGGCGACGTCGGCATGGCGGGCGTGGCGATCGACTCGATCTACGACATGCGGCAGCTGTTCGACGGCATCCCGTTGGACAGGATGACCGTGTCGATGACGATGAACGGCGCCGTGCTGCCGGTGCTGGCGCTGTACATCGTGGCGGCGGAGGAGCAGGGCGTACCGCCCGAGAAGCTGGCCGGAACCATTCAGAACGACATTCTGAAGGAGTTCATGGTCCGCAACACCTACATCTATCCGCCGAAGCCGTCGATGCGGATCATCTCCGACATCTTCGCGTACACCTCGCAGCGGATGCCCCGCTACAACTCCATCTCCATCTCGGGCTACCACATCCAGGAGGCCGGGGCCACGGCCGACCTGGAGCTGGCGTACACCCTCGCCGACGGCGTCGAGTACATCCGCGCCGGACGCGAGGCCGGTCTCGACGTGGACGCGTTCGCGCCCCGGCTGTCGTTCTTCTGGGCGATCGGCATGAACTTCTTCATGGAGGTCGCCAAGCTGCGCGCGGCGCGGCTGCTGTGGGCCAAGCTGGTCTCGCAGTTCGAGCCGAAGAACACCAAGTCCCTCTCTCTGCGCACCCATTCGCAGACCTCGGGCTGGTCGCTGACCGCCCAGGACGTGTTCAACAACGTCACGCGCACCTGCGTGGAGGCGATGGCCGCGACCCAGGGCCACACCCAGTCGCTGCACACCAACGCGCTCGACGAGGCCCTGGCCCTGCCCACGGACTTCTCCGCGCGCATCGCCCGCAACACCCAGCTGCTCATCCAGCAGGAGTCGGGCACCACCCGGGTCATCGACCCCTGGGGCGGCAGCGCCTACGTGGAGCGGCTGACGTACGACCTCGCGCGCAAGGCCTGGGCGCACATCCAGGAGGTCGAGGGGGCGGGCGGCATGGCGCAGGCCATCGACGCCGGCATCCCCAAGCTGCGCGTGGAGGAGGCGGCGGCCCGCACCCAGGCCCGCATCGACTCCGGGCGCCAGCCGGTGATCGGCGTCAACAAGTACCGCGTGGACAGCGACGAGCAGATCGAGGTCCTCAAGGTCGACAACTCCTCGGTGCGGGCCCAGCAGATCGAGAAGCTGCGGCGGCTGCGTGCGGAGCGGGACGAGCAGGCCTGCCGGGACGCGCTGGACGCGCTGACCCGGGCCGCCGACGGCGAGGGCAATCTGCTGGAGCTGGCCGTCCACGCGGCCCGCGCCAAGGCGACCGTGGGCGAGATCTCCGACGCCCTGGAGAAGGTGTACGGCCGTCACCAGAGCCAGATTCGTACGATCTCCGGCGTGTACCGCAACGAAACAGGGGAGTCCCCGTCCGTGGACCGCACCCGTGCCCTGGTGGACGCCTTCGACGAGGCCGAGGGACGCCGGCCACGCATCCTGGTCGCCAAGATGGGCCAGGACGGCCACGACCGCGGCCAGAAGGTGATCGCCACCGGCTTCGCCGACCTCGGCTTCGACGTGGACGTCGGCCCGCTGTTCCAGACCCCGGAGGAGGTCGCCCGGCAGGCCGTCGAGGCGGACGTCCACGTGGTGGGCGTGTCCTCGCTGGCCGCCGGTCACCTCACCCTCGTCCCGGCGCTGCGCGAGGCGCTCGCCGAGGAGGGCCGGGAGGACATCATGATCGTGGTCGGTGGGGTGATCCCGCCGCAGGACGTGCCGACCCTCCTGGAGATGGGTGCCACGGCCGTGTTCCCGCCCGGGACGGTGATCCCGGACGCAGCGTACGACCTGGTGAAGCGGCTGTCGGCCGACCTCGGCCACGATCTGTAG
- the meaB gene encoding methylmalonyl Co-A mutase-associated GTPase MeaB, whose translation MAAIELDTYVKGVLDGKRALVARAITLVESTRPAHRALAQRLLTELLPHSGRARRIGVSGVPGVGKSTFIDAFGTMLTSMGHRVAVLAVDPSSTRTGGSILGDKTRMERLAVDPDAFVRPSPSAGTLGGVAKATRESMVVMEAAGYDVILVETVGVGQSETAVADMVDSFLLLTLARTGDQLQGIKKGVLELADVITVNKADGPHERDARAAARELAGALRLMHGKDAFWAPPVLHCSARESAGLDTVWERLEQHRTLLDSTGRLAAKRREQQVGWTWSMVRDEVLGRLHADPAVREAAPELERQVREGRLTATLAAERILEAFEGRTAPPADA comes from the coding sequence ATGGCAGCGATCGAGCTCGACACGTATGTGAAGGGTGTGCTCGACGGGAAGCGGGCCCTGGTGGCCCGCGCCATCACCCTCGTCGAGTCCACCCGGCCCGCGCACCGGGCGCTGGCGCAGCGGCTCCTCACCGAGCTGCTGCCGCACAGCGGCCGGGCGCGGCGGATCGGCGTGAGCGGCGTCCCGGGTGTCGGCAAATCGACTTTCATCGACGCGTTCGGCACCATGCTGACCTCAATGGGCCACCGGGTCGCGGTGCTCGCCGTGGATCCGTCGTCCACCCGCACCGGCGGCTCCATCCTGGGCGACAAGACCCGGATGGAACGGCTCGCGGTGGACCCGGACGCCTTCGTGCGGCCCTCCCCCAGCGCGGGCACGCTGGGCGGGGTCGCGAAGGCCACCCGGGAGTCGATGGTGGTCATGGAGGCGGCCGGCTACGACGTGATCCTCGTGGAGACCGTCGGCGTCGGGCAGTCCGAGACCGCGGTCGCCGACATGGTCGACTCCTTCCTGCTGCTGACGCTCGCGCGCACCGGTGACCAGCTCCAGGGCATCAAGAAGGGCGTCCTGGAACTGGCCGACGTGATCACCGTCAACAAGGCCGACGGCCCGCACGAGCGCGACGCCCGCGCGGCCGCACGGGAGTTGGCGGGCGCGCTGCGCCTGATGCACGGCAAGGACGCCTTCTGGGCTCCCCCGGTGCTGCACTGCAGCGCGCGGGAGTCGGCCGGCCTCGACACCGTCTGGGAGCGCCTCGAACAGCACCGCACCCTGCTGGACTCCACCGGGCGGCTCGCCGCCAAACGGCGGGAGCAGCAGGTCGGCTGGACCTGGTCGATGGTCCGCGACGAGGTGCTGGGCCGGCTGCACGCCGACCCGGCGGTGCGCGAGGCGGCGCCGGAGCTGGAACGGCAGGTCAGGGAGGGCCGGTTGACCGCCACCCTGGCGGCGGAACGCATTCTGGAGGCGTTCGAGGGGCGTACGGCTCCCCCGGCGGACGCCTGA
- a CDS encoding GAF and ANTAR domain-containing protein — protein sequence MRNDGTDQVDWREFAEQMATMARDLLAQDSVTRTLDRITASAVELVPGCDASGILILHSKGAKTLAPTEQLVVDSDRIQTDLREGPCYDVASRENPERVFRIEDFREEHPRWPAYVSQARELGVRSMMGFLLFTKDEDLGALNLYSRSPGVFDKAGETAGWLLASHAAVAFSSARTHAQLEQAVETRHLIGEAMGILMGSHDLTEDQAFDVLRRYSQENNVKLREVARRVCEHGAPG from the coding sequence ATGCGGAACGACGGAACGGACCAGGTCGACTGGCGCGAGTTCGCCGAGCAGATGGCGACCATGGCGCGTGACCTGCTGGCGCAGGATTCGGTGACCCGGACCCTGGACCGGATCACCGCTTCCGCCGTCGAACTCGTCCCCGGCTGTGACGCGTCCGGCATCCTCATTCTGCACAGCAAGGGCGCGAAGACCCTCGCCCCGACCGAGCAACTCGTCGTCGACAGCGACCGGATCCAGACGGACCTGCGGGAAGGCCCCTGCTACGACGTGGCGAGCCGGGAGAACCCGGAGCGGGTCTTCCGCATCGAGGACTTCCGCGAGGAGCACCCCCGCTGGCCCGCCTACGTCTCTCAGGCCCGCGAACTGGGCGTGCGCAGCATGATGGGCTTCCTGCTCTTCACCAAGGACGAGGACCTGGGCGCGCTGAACCTGTACTCCCGCAGCCCGGGGGTGTTCGACAAGGCCGGCGAGACGGCCGGCTGGCTGCTCGCCTCGCACGCCGCCGTGGCCTTCTCCAGTGCCCGCACGCACGCCCAGCTTGAGCAGGCCGTCGAGACCCGGCACCTCATCGGGGAGGCCATGGGCATCCTCATGGGCTCCCACGACCTCACCGAGGACCAGGCCTTCGACGTGCTGCGCCGCTACTCCCAGGAGAACAACGTCAAGCTCCGGGAGGTGGCCCGCCGGGTCTGCGAGCACGGCGCCCCGGGCTGA
- a CDS encoding (2Fe-2S) ferredoxin domain-containing protein, whose protein sequence is MAVRGAGLAPCRVVVCRDCCCGTAKVAGVDHAGQTARLEAEVPLRISACLDVCEQANVVVVQPSAAGRAAGARPVWLGLVNDPDAIEDVIGWVHAGGPGAAPMPDILDLYTFTPPRLAGTASRDGRRVGP, encoded by the coding sequence GTGGCGGTGCGGGGCGCGGGCCTGGCGCCCTGCCGTGTCGTCGTGTGCCGGGACTGCTGCTGCGGCACCGCCAAGGTGGCCGGCGTCGATCACGCGGGGCAGACCGCGCGCCTGGAAGCGGAGGTGCCCCTGCGCATCTCGGCCTGCCTCGACGTGTGCGAACAGGCCAACGTCGTCGTCGTACAGCCCTCCGCCGCGGGGCGGGCCGCCGGTGCGCGGCCGGTGTGGCTGGGGCTCGTCAACGATCCCGACGCGATCGAGGACGTCATCGGCTGGGTGCACGCCGGCGGCCCGGGCGCCGCCCCCATGCCGGACATCCTCGACCTCTACACCTTCACCCCACCCCGCCTGGCCGGCACGGCATCCCGGGACGGTCGCCGCGTCGGTCCGTGA
- a CDS encoding CHAT domain-containing protein, with amino-acid sequence MASPEPVDKGASTGSGGCATACVPWAAAVLDHGTPAIDRLVMTTVCGARQLIAASALPRGAARRDALLVNGLTTEQADWAATKTLRDAVYPEATVAAQGDATGPGLLRELSDGTGFSVVDIAAHLTADVTESWRARIELPGGGLRIDQINALDLAAPVRAGGASPRGVCVSPACCASNLSLSHPDEGFTIASAFLAARAGAVIASLWPLTNATTGFLMAVFHYHLAAGREPAEALRRAQRWMRDPERRAPAGFPGPVARAFEDRVARFEASLRGRGRHHDVTCAQGGRGSHGPVTASGRRPGRPRPGTAGPCGTGRTHLPWTRSPAVS; translated from the coding sequence GTGGCGAGTCCGGAGCCGGTCGACAAGGGGGCGTCGACCGGATCCGGCGGCTGTGCCACCGCGTGCGTTCCGTGGGCGGCGGCCGTGCTGGACCACGGCACGCCGGCGATCGACCGGCTCGTGATGACCACGGTGTGCGGAGCCCGCCAGCTCATCGCCGCGTCGGCCCTTCCCCGGGGCGCGGCCCGCCGGGACGCCCTCCTCGTCAACGGTCTCACCACCGAGCAGGCGGACTGGGCCGCGACGAAAACCCTGCGCGACGCCGTCTACCCGGAGGCGACCGTGGCCGCCCAGGGCGACGCGACCGGACCCGGGCTCCTGCGCGAACTCTCCGACGGCACCGGGTTCAGCGTCGTGGACATCGCCGCCCATCTCACGGCGGACGTGACCGAGTCCTGGCGCGCCCGCATCGAGCTCCCGGGCGGAGGTCTGCGCATCGACCAGATCAATGCCCTCGACCTCGCCGCACCCGTCCGTGCCGGCGGCGCCTCCCCGCGCGGGGTCTGCGTCTCGCCGGCCTGCTGCGCCAGCAACCTCAGCCTCAGCCACCCCGACGAGGGATTCACCATCGCCTCGGCGTTCCTGGCCGCCCGGGCCGGCGCGGTCATCGCCTCGCTGTGGCCGCTGACCAACGCCACCACCGGCTTCCTGATGGCGGTCTTCCACTACCACCTCGCCGCCGGCCGTGAACCCGCCGAGGCGCTCCGCCGCGCCCAGCGCTGGATGCGGGACCCCGAGCGCCGCGCCCCGGCCGGCTTCCCGGGACCGGTGGCCCGCGCCTTCGAGGACCGGGTCGCCCGTTTCGAGGCGTCCCTGCGCGGGCGGGGGCGACACCATGACGTCACCTGCGCACAGGGCGGGCGTGGTTCACATGGGCCGGTGACGGCTTCCGGACGCCGTCCCGGAAGGCCCCGGCCCGGCACCGCCGGGCCGTGCGGGACCGGGAGAACTCACTTGCCGTGGACCCGGTCGCCCGCCGTCTCGTAG